The Erythrobacter sp. SDW2 region GCCCGCCGCGATCGCGCGCGCCTTCGTCACCGGCTGCACCGACTGACGTCCCAAAACACTTTCCTACACACCCCCGGCCGTGGCTTATCTTCAGCGATGAGCGACGAACCCGAACCGCACCCCGAACCGCACCCCGATCCGGCCCCGCCCGCCCCGTCCCCCGACAACACTCGCTGGACGGGGGCGAAGGCGATGGCGTTCCTCAAGGCGCTGGCGCAGCATGGCAAGGTCGCCCGCGCCGCGCGCAGTGTCGGGATGAGCCGGCAGGCGGCCTATCGCCTGCGCGCACGGGCGCCCAATTTCGCCGATTTCTGGGACGGGGCCCTGGTCGAGGCGGCGCGGCGCAAGGAACTCGCACGGCAAGCCCGCGCGCCGGTCCATCCGATGCTCGCCAGGGTGCGGTTGCCGCAGCCGCCCCGGCCTTCGGCCCCGCCTCCACGTGCGGGCGAGCGGCGATGACCGCTCTCGCCGGGCCGG contains the following coding sequences:
- a CDS encoding LysR family transcriptional regulator; protein product: MSDEPEPHPEPHPDPAPPAPSPDNTRWTGAKAMAFLKALAQHGKVARAARSVGMSRQAAYRLRARAPNFADFWDGALVEAARRKELARQARAPVHPMLARVRLPQPPRPSAPPPRAGERR